In Desulforegula conservatrix Mb1Pa, one genomic interval encodes:
- a CDS encoding TetR/AcrR family transcriptional regulator: MSELSRKERELIQRKKFIMDVALSLISEKGYHQTSMNEIAQKAEFSVGTLYNFFINKEELYKAMVNEKASEFYEILKDVLDSPGSPEEILKRWVDTKIRLYTENRQFFSIFFVESMKINISLRAALTGEIRQLHQDIRKRLAGIFEKGIKEKIFTYFDPWLLALSLDGMVNSILVSIVEHPDSMEITTDLILDIFYSRIKTR; encoded by the coding sequence ATGTCTGAGCTATCACGCAAGGAAAGAGAACTAATACAGAGAAAAAAATTCATCATGGATGTGGCGTTAAGCCTTATTTCAGAAAAAGGCTACCACCAGACCTCAATGAATGAAATCGCCCAGAAGGCCGAGTTTTCAGTTGGAACACTTTATAATTTTTTCATAAACAAAGAAGAATTATATAAAGCCATGGTAAACGAAAAGGCGTCCGAATTCTATGAAATTCTTAAAGATGTTCTCGACTCTCCTGGCTCCCCTGAAGAGATACTGAAAAGATGGGTTGACACCAAAATCAGACTTTATACTGAAAACAGGCAGTTTTTTAGTATCTTCTTTGTTGAAAGCATGAAAATCAATATCAGCCTGAGAGCGGCACTCACAGGAGAAATTCGCCAGCTTCACCAGGATATCAGAAAACGTCTTGCCGGAATTTTTGAAAAAGGAATCAAGGAAAAGATTTTCACCTATTTTGACCCATGGCTTCTTGCTCTTTCGCTAGACGGTATGGTCAACAGCATTCTTGTTTCTATAGTTGAACATCCTGACAGCATGGAAATTACCACAGACCTGATATTGGATATCTTTTACAGTCGCATCAAGACCAGATAG
- a CDS encoding alpha/beta hydrolase fold domain-containing protein has product MGLNELSAFLEKCNAFIKKQEQDGTKPSPALARKALDALASYAGESPEIALTVDRNIEADGRVIPVRIYHFSPEKKLPVMLFLHGGGHMCGSIDTYDVLCRKMCLSAECVLVSVDYRLAPEFPYPAGLDDSREILCRLNEVLEGINADHEVVVIAGDSGGGTFAATLSSEGIVAGTSPLAGQILIYASLDYTKSSNSYNKYSKGYFLETERVSWYFENYFKNNEDRVKASPLFMPTDTVPPTLIISAEYDPLVGDSMKYGFHLAGTGVHVEYVEYPEMIHAFLFLETLIPEIAEDAYAKAGDFFKRMTSRP; this is encoded by the coding sequence ATGGGGTTAAATGAGTTGTCCGCATTTCTTGAAAAATGTAATGCCTTTATAAAAAAACAGGAACAGGACGGTACAAAACCAAGCCCAGCCCTTGCCAGGAAAGCCCTTGATGCTCTTGCTTCGTACGCTGGGGAATCCCCAGAAATTGCGCTCACCGTCGATAGAAATATTGAGGCCGATGGAAGAGTTATTCCTGTAAGAATTTATCATTTCTCTCCTGAGAAGAAATTGCCTGTAATGCTTTTCCTCCACGGAGGAGGTCATATGTGTGGGAGCATAGATACATACGATGTTTTATGCAGAAAAATGTGTCTTTCAGCCGAATGCGTTCTTGTTTCCGTGGATTACAGATTGGCGCCGGAATTCCCATATCCTGCCGGATTAGACGACAGCAGAGAAATCTTATGCAGATTGAATGAGGTACTTGAAGGCATTAACGCTGATCATGAAGTCGTTGTGATAGCAGGAGACAGTGGCGGCGGCACATTTGCCGCAACATTGTCATCAGAAGGCATAGTTGCCGGAACTTCGCCATTGGCAGGCCAGATTCTGATTTATGCAAGTCTTGATTACACAAAATCATCAAACTCATACAACAAATACTCAAAAGGCTATTTTCTGGAGACTGAAAGGGTTTCATGGTATTTTGAAAATTATTTTAAGAATAACGAAGACCGAGTAAAGGCATCCCCTCTGTTCATGCCGACAGATACTGTGCCTCCAACCCTGATTATTTCTGCGGAATATGACCCCCTGGTTGGTGACTCCATGAAATATGGATTCCACCTTGCCGGCACAGGCGTCCATGTTGAATATGTTGAATATCCCGAAATGATCCATGCCTTTCTTTTTCTTGAAACCCTTATCCCTGAAATTGCGGAAGACGCTTATGCAAAGGCCGGTGATTTTTTTAAAAGAATGACAAGCCGACCATGA